The genomic window TCATGCTTCCTGCATCGCCCATAAATACCTTACGCACTTTACCGAAGTAACCTAGGTTAAATAAAATGAACGGAATTAAGATAACGATAAAGACGACAGTAAAATACGCGGCATTAGGAAGATCGTGGCTATAAAAGACAATGCCGAGTGACGCAAACACTACCGTGGTTAATCCACCTAATAGACCATCAATACCATCAACCATATTAAAGGCATTGATTGCGCCGATTACGGCAAACATAGTAACAACGATGTCAACATAAGGAGGGAACTGCCAAACACCAAAGCCCAGTGCGTTACCGATATGCGACAGTGTGATACCTGTATAATGAATCATCACCAAAGTTAATAGTGCCTGAATTCCCATGCGTAATTTATAACTAATATCAAAGCGATCATCTAACACCCCGATCGCCACCAAGATGGTTAAACAAGTGGCAAAAATTCCTGGGTGCTGCAGTTCGTCAGCATTGATATATAAGAAATACAGCACTGTAATACTAATCGACACTCCACCAACCAAAGGTACAACACCTTGATGAAGTTTACGTGCATTCGGTTTATCCACTAAGCCTATTGCATACCCTACTTTACGCATGCAATAAAGCACCGCAAGTGATAAGAAGAAAAACATCGATAGTTCGATGATATACTCAAAAACTGACATGACAGAAAACCTATCGTGAATGATTAAGAAAATGTAAAAAGAAAATGTAAAAAGAAAATGTTTTGAAAATAAATGGTATAGCAATTTAAGCTTATGCTGTACCGAAGCACAGTACAGATTATTCCGTAGTTAGAGACAAAAAGTGGGGTAAACAGTAATTAAAATCAATATTGAATCAGCTACGATAGAGTATCAATCGTTAAAGAGTGGGTTATAGAATTCAAGGGAAAATCACCAATGAAACTAAGTAATCATTAAGGGCGTATGCAACAAGAATAAAGTGCTAAGCTCTTGCAACGAAAATCTTACTTTAAACTTTCTTGGTAGAAGAACGGTCAATTTTTACTTTACTGCCTTTTAAGTAAACATTCTGGTAGCAATAGTTAGTCGCTTCGATATACCCTTCTACACTTCCACAATCAAAACGCTTACCTTTGAATTTATACGCAATCACGCAACCACTTTTCGCTTGCTCTAACAATGCATCGGTGATTTGGATCTCCCCGCCTTTACCGGGCTTAGTATCTTGCAAAATATCAAAGATATCAGGAGTTAAAATATAACGACCAATAATAGCTAGATTACTCGGCGCTGTACCTTGCTCTGGTTTTTCTACCATGTCGGTAATACGAATTAAGTCATCACTTAAATGCTCACCCGCAATCACGCCATATTTATGCGTTTCCGATTCAGGCACTTCTTCAACCGCGACAATAGAACAGCGGAACTGACGATATAACGCAGCCATTTGCGCTAAAACACCTTCCTGCTCACTGATACACAAGTCATCTGCCAAAACCACCGCAAAAGGATTGTCGCCCACCAATTCTTTGCCGGTTAAGATTGCATGCCCTAACCCTTTCATCTCGCGTTGGCGGATAAATGTATACTGCGCAGAATCAATCAAAGAACGAATATCATCTAATAGAGGTTCTTTGTTGGTACCTTGAATTTGATGCTCTAACTCATAGTTCTTATCAAAGTGATCCATAAGTGAGCTTTTACCACGGCCTGTAACAACAGCCATGCTAGACATACCCGCTTGAATAGCTTCATCAACACCGTATTCAATAAGGGGTTTATTGACTATAGGCATCATTTCTTTTGGCATTGATTTTGTGGCAGGTAAAAAACGCGTGCCATAGCCAGCAGCAGGGAATAGACAGTGTTTACTCATTTTATTATCTTTAATTAATTGGAAATAAGGAGTATGTATCAATTGCCGGGGATTAACCCTAAGCTAAAATTTGCGTGCAAATTTCAAGACCTGCCTCCGTGTTGATTTCGTACAATGCGACTTACTATTGAGCAATGCACATTAAAATAATTTGCTATTTGTTTGAGCGTGTAACCACCAGAACGATACGCAAGAGACATCGCTTCGGAACGATTAGACGCCAATGCTTCATAAGTGGGCAAGGGTTTTGGTTTAGATCGTCGTTGTTTTAATGGCACTTCTTGAAGGTCGCATTGTAATTTGTCATGCAGTGCTTGGTGCGTTTGCACAAAATGGTCACTGCCGAGAAAAACTTGATGTTGCAAGTGTTGCCAAATATTAACACCCCTACCATTAGCAACGAACTGTATATACTCTTTTATGGCGACCTTTCTATTTCTAGAAAAATGGCATAACAAAGCATCCGTTGCCAACCAATCCGGTGACTCTAAATTGCCAAGCATATGATGCCAACTAGACCACTGCCATTCATCTAAATTCTCAACCATTTTTGCCCGTAAAGGATTGAGAACAATATAACGACAGAGTTCGAGTAAATAGTTTTCTTTATCAACCAAGATTGCTTTGTAGCGCCCTTGAAACAAGTGTCCCACCCGTTTGTGCTTGCGATTGATGGATTGAGTAAATACACCATTTAAGTGACGCATACCCTGACTTAAATTACCGTCTGGCGTTTCAAGCAAGAGATGATAATGGTTACTCATCAAACAGTAAGCATGTACTACCCAGTTGTAATGCTCACAAACTTGCCCTAGAACATCCAAAAATAACTCAAAGTCCTCGTCGCTAGCATAAATACACTTTCGTTCATTACCTCGTGAGGTTATATGATACAACGCCCCTGAAAACTCTAATCGCAATGGTCAACTCATGATTCCATTCCAAGTGAAACAGCAAAACATGAAGTTAACTATTACTCAAAACAAAACGATATTAATCACAACATCACTCAATTACGACCAGCCTCGCACTAAATCAACCGAAAAACGACATAAAACCGATTACAAAAACCACACTAAATAAAAAAGACCAAACCTCGCTATTACCCACACTTATTACACGTGCAAATTTCAAGACCTGACCCCGTTATTCCTTGCTACCCTGATGGAGCTTGCGCGCATTGGGTTTATCAACCAAACCTATTGCGTAGCCAACTTTACGCATGCAATACAGCACGGCAAGCGACAAAAAGAAGAACATGGACAGTTCTATTAGATAGTCAAAAAAAGACATGAATAAAGCCTAATACGAGTTGAATATGTACGTGTCTAGCCAACACGCTTAAATAGAATAAGGTTTATAGTTTTCTGCCAGCGTAATGATTTAAAGAACATTTGGCATTTAGAGTTTGAACGTTTATCGCTGAAGCCCCTAACTGAACAACTCTGCAGATTACCGTTGTTCTGTGTCACAGATATGACTATAGGGTTTAGAATAGCAATTAAAAAATGTGTCTCAGTTTGGTCTCACCCTGAGACACATATTGTTGTAAGCAAATGAATTATCGAATTAAAAAAGGAACGCCAACGATCATCCCAATAGGGCACACGATTCAATGGCTTATACGAAAAGACAAGCTTTCTCTCTGTGAGTTTGCCGCGGCCTTGATTAGCGACTCTTTTGTTTGTGACTTAAGGCACTAACAATAGAGTTTGCGATATTTCCAACTGCAAATTCTTTTCCTAATAGCTCGTAGCCAGAAGCACCAATACGTTTCCTTAACTCGGCATCACTTTGCAACTTGCTTGCATTTTCAAAGAAAGTATCATCGTCACCGTTAACGCTAATCAACCCAGCATGATTTTCATTCACCAAATCCATTAGATCATTTCCTTTATTGACACTGCCTAAGATGGGGAGTGACTGAACCATATATCCTAATAACTTACCAGGAAAATTATGTGCACTATGCTGAGATGACAGTGAGAATAATCCAACATCGACTTGAGCTAAAATATCTTTGAATTGATCTTGGGAAACAGAAGGCAGATAAGAGCAATTGTTCAACTCCCAATCTTTAATCAAGTCATTCACTAACTTGACTTCATCACCCTGTCCTACAAAAAGGAAGTGCGCCTTGTCGAAGCATTGCATGGCTCTCGCTAAACGCATTAGATTGGCCATATCCTGAGCATGACCAATATTCCCCCCGTAGAAGTAGATTACTTCATCGTCTATCCCTAATCGCTTTCTCAAGTGATCTTCTTTTCCAGAGAGCTTATGAGGTAACAGATTAGCCCAGTTGCGCAGTATCGCAGTTGGGTATTGCAACCCCGTATTGGAATTGAATATCTCTAGGTTTTTCTCGGACATAACACCAATAGTATCTGCTTGACGATAAGACACTGATTCAAAGAACCTAAAGTAACGTTCTATTAAAGAGCCTTCTTTCATCAAACCCGAATCAATAGCCCATTGAGGAAAGAAATCACGCAAGACAAGGTAACTATTGCACTGGCAACGTTTTTTCAGTTTTGATACCAACGATCCAAAGAAAATTGATGGAGAATAGTAAACAACCCCATCAAATGTATCTTTATCGATTTTTCCTTGAATTGCACTCCAAGATCTAAAAGACAGCAACGTTTCATTAATCGCTCGCTTAATCTTTGGAACATCCTTGATTTCGCCAGAAAAGAAACGCCAAACTACAATACCATCTAAATGATCTTCTATAAGTGCTGATTCATGTTTTTCGAAGTGAGGCGTGATAACTGTTACTTCATGTCCTTGACTTATTAACTCTAAACCAAGTTCATGAAACATTTTGGCTGCCACACGTGTGCTGTGTGGCAGGTAGTCATCAATAATTAACGCTAGGTGCATTACTGTTTCTTCCAAACAACGCGGTTAACATAGTCGGTGTAGCTTAGAATTGTACGAAGTACCTTGTCAGAAACATTTGGTGCACTATAATCAGCGACTTTGTTCAACAAACGATCTTCGCCTCTTGGTTGATCCTCCAAGATTTCAATCGCTTGTAGAATTCGCTCTACACTCATCCCTGTAAACATCACAGCCCCCTCTTCAAACCCTTCAGGTCGTTCTTGAGCTTCGCGGATATTAATAGCAGGGAAGTTTAAAATCGAAGACTCTTCCGTAATCGTGCCACTATCACTTAAAACGACTTTCGCTTCTCTCTGCAGACGGATGTAATCACTGAAACCTAGCGGCTTCATCAAGCGAACTAAAGGATGGAACTCTAGATTTAGTAGCTCAATCTTCTTACGCGTTCTTGGGTGAGTGGAAACAATAATAGGTAGATTATACTTTTCAGCAATCGTATTCAGCGCTAACACATAGTTGTTAATATTACGCTCAGAATCGACATTTTCTTCACGATGAACACTAACTAAAAAGTAACCTTCACTCTTAAGTTCTAGGCGCTCTAACACATCAGATTGTGAGATTTTATTTTCGTAGTGAATCAAAACCTCATCCATTGGGCTACCTGTTTTTACGATGAAGTCAGGGCTAATACCCTCACGTAACAGATAGTCACGAGCAATGTCGCTATATGGCATGTTTACATCAGAAGTATGATCGACAATCTTTCGGTTTATCTCTTCTGGAACACGTAAATCAAAACATCGGTTACCCGCTTCCATATGGAAAATAGGAATCTTCTTACGCTTAGCTGATATAGCAGAGAGCGCACTGTTAGTATCACCCAGAATCAACATAGCTTCAGGCTGAATTTCCTCAAACATCTTATCTGACTTACTAATAACCTGAGCCATAGTTTCAGCAGCAGTACCGCCAGCACACTCTAAAAATACATCAGGAGAACGGATACCAAGATCATCAAAAAAGATTTGGTTTAATTCATAGTCATAGTTTTGACCAGTGTGAACTAACGTATGGTCAGTGTATTCATCCAACTTAGCTATTATACGTGAAAGACGAATGATTTCTGGGCGAGTGCCTACGACGGTTACTACTTTTAATTTACTCATAGTTATATCTCTTAGTGTAATCGCTGTGCATGAATGCTACCAACTCATCCCAAGATGGTGGTACGAAGCCCGTTTCATCCCGAAATTTTGATGAATTAAGTGAGCGGTCAATGACAAAGTCTTCAAACTTCTCAATTTCAATCTGCTTATTGTAGACATCAGCAACTTTTGAGATCAAAGAGTACTTGTCGATAGGATCTACAGATAATTGATACAGGCCAGAGAGAGATGCATTAGGAAGTACATAATCTGCAAGAACTTTTGCAACATAGGCCGTTGGCAGGCCAGAGAATACTGCTTTGGAGAACCCTCTAACAGAATCGTTTTGACTTAAGAACCAGTCTACTAAGCTAACTGAAGATTTAAGCTCATGACCGATAATTGAAGTACGCAGAGTTACGTGCTCGCCGTAATCTACTTCACCAAGACATTTAGATTTACCATAAAGATCTGTTGCAGTTGGTAAATCAGACTCTAGATAATTACCCACTTTACCATCAAATACGCAGTCTGTTGAAAAGTGAATTAAGCGAGCGTCAATAGTATCGCAAAGGTGTGCAATTTTATGAGGAAATAGCGCATTGATCTCAATGGCTTCAACGTGCTGCTTAGAAACAACGTGCTGCTTGATAAGGCCAATACAGTTTATTACAACGTCAGGTTTTATGTCTAAAGCCGCCATTTCCAAAGTAGCGAAATCTTTCACGTCAACATTAGTAATCAGTTTATCTGTTGATGGGAAGAAATGCTCCACCCCATTAACGCTGCGAACTGTGCCATACACATCGAGATTTGATAATTCGGATAAATTGGAAAAGATGCTATAACCCAGCATCCCTGTCGTTCCAATAACAAGAACTTTCACGTTATACACCCTCTGGAACGATAATGTTACCCGCTTCAATTTCACGGATGAAGTCTAGCTTTCTTAGTAGCTGCTTCATGCCTTCAACATCAAGACGGTCGGTATTGTCTGAGTTGTAATCCTCAACTTTTGAAAGACCTTTCTCACCTTCTTCAAAATACTTTGAATAGTTTAAGTCGCGATTATCGGCAGGAATGCGGAAATATTCACCTTGATCTTGCGCAACAAACATCTCTTCACGACTACACAATGCTTCAAATAGTTTTTCGCCATGACGCGTGCCAATAACATTCACTTTATGCTCAGGTTTATCTATCATTTCAAGGATTGCTTGTGTGAGTACTTCAATCGTTGCGGCGGGTGCTTTCTGGACAAAAATATCGCCATTTTGACCATAAGTAAATGCATGTAATACTAAATCAACGGCATCATCAAGCGTCATCATAAAACGCGTCATGGTCGGGTCTGTAAGGGTAATTGGTGTATCTTCGATAATTTGACGAATAAACAGCGGGATAACACTGCCGCGAGAAGCCATCACATTGCCATAACGCGTACCACAAATCACCGTGTTTGTGCCTTCTAAGTTGCGACTTTTAGCAACAACCACTTTTTCCATCATCGCTTTAGAGATACCCATTGCATTGATTGGGTAAACAGCCTTATCCGTGCTTAAACAAACAACCCGGCTAACACCATGAAAAATTGCAGACTCTAATACATTCTCAGTACCAAAAACATTCGTTTTAACGGCTTCTAGCGGATAAAATTCGCAAGATGGTACCTGTTTTAATGCTGCAGCATGGAACACATAATCCACACCGCGCATCGCAGTTGCGATACTCTGTGGGTCTCGAACATCACCGATGTAAAACTTTAGTTTGTCGTTGTTAAAAGCTTTACGCATATCGTCTTGCTTTTTCTCATCACGAGAAAAAATACGAATTTCTTGGATATCGGATTCTAAGAAGCGACGTAATACTGCGTTGCCAAAAGACCCAGTACCTCCAGTGATTAATAGAGTTTTACCTTTAAACATTTTATTGTCCTATAATATCATTTATTATTTTTAAGTACGACTTAACCTTCTGCTTATTATCAGGGAACCTTTTTATTCTCTTGCCTCCTTTAATCAACATCTTTCTGCGCACATCTTCATTTTCAATGATAATAGAGAGCTTATTCGAAATATCTTGAGGAGAAAAAGGGTCAAAATAAATGGCACAATCACCACAAATATCTCTAGCAAAGTCATAATCACTAGTAGCAATGCATAAGTTATTGGCCATAGCTTCCAAATAACTAACTGAAAAGCACTCTATTAAAGTAGGTAAAAATAATGCGTCCGCATTTTTATACAAACTCTTGCAATCTTCAACAGACACTGGGCCCATATTGACCGTATATTTTTTAAATGTCAGTGACTGTTTATCGTATTCATCCTTAGGAAAGGTAACTATAAAGATCGCATTAATTCCTTTTAGTTCTAATAATTCAGCGACTTTTGAAATAACTCCTAAGTTTTTATGAGGGTAGTTATATGTAACTGAAATAAACTTGAAATAATCCTTATAGCTCTCTAATTTCTTTTGGAATTTTTGATTATCCGAATAATCAACAGTATATATATAGGGTAAAGTATTTGAAACAACACTTATTCTATCCGCTTTTCCTCCAAACTTATCAATAAATAACTTTCTCACTGAATTGGTTTCTGTGATATAATATTTATTCGGAGAATATAATAATTTCCCCAGGACAAAGTTTTTGAATTTATAAAAGTATTTAGATGCAAATGAATATACTTTATATGCGTTCGTTTTATCGTTTACGAGCCAAGCATTTGCAAAACCTATAATATGTTTGCTTTTGGGGTTCCAAAATGTAGGCCCAAATATACTAAAGACACAATCAAAAGAACTGCTCATTTGTACAAGGGTTTTACTAGACTTATTAAAGGGCATCAGATTCATGATCCCAGTAGTGATAACTATACTTTTAGACTTTAGAGTGTCAGATAATTGTGAGTAGAGTCTCTCGCTAACCAAATATGAAAAACAATAATTTTGAGAATGTGAACTTTCGAGCTCTGTAATAACAGATATTGCAACTTGAAGTCCACCACCTACTTTTATATTTGAGGCATCAACAAGAATTTTATTCATGAACCAATTGCTCTTAGTATTTTTTTAATATGAACTGATATAGTGTTACGTAAGCCTCTTTTTTTAAATAATTTAAAAGCAAGTGCATAATCTAATTTAGCTTGAGGGTATGAGTAAAAATTTAGAGTTAAATTTTCTCTCATCAAATGGAAGTAAGGTTTATTACTATATTTCTTCAAAATTAATTTAAGCGCTAATTTAATCTTTTCATCTGACTTAGAAATTCGCTCATGCTCGTGAGATACATCGATTACATATGTAGCATCAGGAATCCGTTTACCTGGACCATATTCCGAAATTAATCTAATCCAAACATCATGATCTTGCCATGCTGGTAATTTGCTATCAAAACCACCAATCGCCAAAAAGTTAGTCCTCAATGTAAAAACCTGATTACCAACATTATTTTCCATAACAATATCATTAATAGTAAAGCACCTATCATCCATTAATATATCCTTCACATTTTTTCTTGTCTTATATTTATAAGAGGAAGATAAAAATGAATATTTTTTTAGTAAATTTGCATTATGAATAAATGCTTCAAGCCGATTATCTTCAAAATAATCATCATCATCTAACCCTGTAATATATTTTCCAGTACAGTTTTCTATCGCTTTATTTCTAGCGGCACATGCCCCAGAGTTGGTTGGTAGTTTGTAGTATTTAATATTTGAAAATTCGTCAGTAAAATTTTTCATCAGTAAATCGGTACTATCTGTGCTATTGTCAGAACAAACGACAATTTCAAAACTCCCATACGATTGGGAAAGCACAGATTGGATTGCCCTTTTTAACAACTGAGCACGGTTGTATGTACAAATGTACACACTAACGGTTGGTTTTGTGTTCATAAATATACCCGAATATACTGCTGACCTAAATAATCCAAAATAGAATTAAGTACAGCACTAATATTACCAAATCGAAGAAATGAGAAAAATAAGAATGACAAAATTAAAATAGGAAATACCAGTATAATTACGTATCTAATTTTGCTTCTGATCCTTGGATGAATAAACTTTTTGAAAAGAAAAAATTAAATACTAATGCAAGTGACAAGAAAACAAAACCATCACGGCCAAAATATGCAAGAACAAATATTGAGTATGATAAAGATGCAATTAGTAGCAATATGGCTATTTTAGAGGTGTATCCAGCACTAACATATACAAAAAGTAATAGAAAATAAACGTGCATTCAGCATACCTATTATTAACTTAAGCTTAATAATAGATTTTTAGAAATTCCCTTCTGAATTTCTACTCCAATACTGTCCCCAAACAATATCAATATCCTTAGAGGTAAATTGTTGAAAACCGCTAGCTGGTAAAAATGTCATCTCCCCAAAATAAATATTATCTTCTATTAAATATAAATCGACTCTGACGTAATTAAAGTCACTAGCTAATTTTTTAGCAATATCCACCATTTCATAAACCTTACCAGGGTCAGAAAGAGTATAATTTCCTGATTTATAATTTAAATTATAATCTAGTAAATTTAGTCTTTCATCATATAAATTTCTTTTATGATCGCCAAATCGATCAAAATCTATTTGTAATATCCATCTAGTATTTCCGTTATCATTAAAGATATGAAATTTATAATCATCGGGAGCATTATTATTATTTAGCATCAATTTTTCAACTAAAATCTTACGCTCGATTAAATCATAATGACTTTCACCAAGTCTTGAACCAACGTAACTTGAACTTATAGCCAAGTTGAATTTTTTTGTAACCTCTTTTGCACTTATAGCATTCTTGTCATGAACTATTTCGATATGTTCAGGTCCACTGCCATGATTTGTCTTTATGACAAAACTATTAGGTAGAGATTCAATATCTTCTTCCCTAAGAAGATTAAATGTATTAATCAAGGGAATCAAAATCTCCTCTCCACATTTTATAGAAACATAATCTCTAACTTTCACTTTATCTGCTAAGTTAGCATGTACTATAGATAAGTTGGTTTTTCTTGATTGGATTTTTTGATTAAATGTCACTGGATTTTTCCAGTTCATAATATATCCCTGTTTTTTCAAAAAAAATAATGATATTTTTAATTTAGCAGGGAGTTTCCAGAACATACTCTTAATGTAAGCTAACATTTTTCACCTTGTTTTTAAATTTTATAATATTGAAATAAGTTTCGTTTCTTAACAAATGCTTCTTATGATTAAAATAGTAGCTATTATTAATTTTTTAGTTTTCTGGTGAAAACCGAAATCCACCCTTATAATAGATAAATTCAAGCTCACAACATAGCCAATTTTAAAATCAAATATTAAGAATTAGGTACAACCCCTTGATTACAAATAAGATCATTACAAATTAATCGATTCAACTGTACCAGAGTTACATTTAATTCTTTATCCAAACACTTAATTTTATTCATAATTTAAACATGATTAAATGTTTTTAATTTTGACTGGCTATATCTAAGAATATTTTGATGGTTTATATCTAAGGATATATAGGTAGATAATATACATAAAAAATGTGTATAAATAATTAAAATTTAACCATGTTGTTTCTGATGGAATTAAATATATTGAAAAAAATACAGCAGAGAGCGCGGTTTCATTAAAACTATCAAGATGAAGAATATAGTGATAGGAAAGTTTTAAAAACAGGATAATAAATGATATTAATCCAAAAAAACCTAAAACAAATAAAATAGCAATTATGTTATTTGCATCTCGAATAAATAGATCAGACAAGTAACTGTAGTATTCTAAAGATCCAAAACCATAACCGAATAAATAAAATAATCCTCCATTATAATTTAAATATTCCAACAACACGCTATTTATGCCATCCCTTCCGGTCATACCACGTTCTGCTGCAAAGATAATATACTCTTGAACGGCATCAACACTCAATAAAAAAGAAACTAAGAAACAAGTAGAAAGCAATAACAAAATTCGCCCAAAAGGTGAATACGACCTTATAATGTACGGGCTTAAAAATAGTAAAAAAATTATTTGAGTGAGAAAGCCTATTCTTGACGTAGTTTCAATTATAAAATAGTTGCATCCTATAATGAGAGCAATTGAAAATGTTTTCATTATTTTATTATTAAACTTAGCAATATTTATAAAGTTTAAAATGGCCATAAACCCGTATAAAAAAGAAGAATTATGCCGATTTTCTGAAATTCCTATATATGCATTTTCCCAATCTCTAAGTGAACTCAATGTTAAATATGATAATACGAGGTATATCAAGCATACATATGAAAGAATCTTAATCAAATTAAAAAAATCATTTTCTGATACTAACTCACTAACTCTAATACCAATTATAAACACCAAAACTAAAGAAACAACTTGTTTAATAGCATCAATTTTAGTTGGTGAATATATTATACTAAGAGTAGACAATATTATTAGTATATATATGGGGTAATTGACTCTTGTTAAGTGAAATTTCATTCGATAGCCAAATAATATTATATAACTTCCAAATAAAATATAGTTAATACTAACCGGAAATAATTCTCTCTGCATACTTGTCGGTAAAAGAAATGTCATAAAAAACAAAATAAGTACCACTAGCAATATGTTCTTTTCAATTTTCATAATTATAAAATGCTTTATCACGAAAATAGGGTACTGGACGTCCAATTACAGTAAATATATGAACTTCATTTTCATAGGGCTGGGAACCATTATAATAACTGTCACTACCATCTAAAGTCCCCCACTCCCCTTGGAATTCACTTATCAAAGGAGGAAATACATCATAAATAGACTCGGTAGCTTTTGTTAATTTAGCTAATGGTTGGGGAGTCGTTGGAAGAATATAATCACTCATTCTTTTTTTTCTTTTGAACTTCTAATTCCATTGCATGCTTAGCTACAAAATAATATGATTCGTTCCTCATAAAATGCATACCTAAAATAGCTTTATTTAACCCTTTACGCCTCCCAATAACTGCTCTAATTAACTCTTTTACAGTCCCTTTTAAAGTTGGTGTGATAGGTAAAGGAGATAAGGATTTTAATAAGTTATTCTTTACATTTTGATATGAATTTATAGCCATTTGGTCATGATGAATATAATATTCATCCCTCAATAGTCCACAAAGAGCTTCTAGGTTAATCTTCTTTTCGTCTTTTGATATATGGACTTTACCATTTGAGGTGTGGTGGAATACTGGTTTAAAAGTGATAGGTATGTCTTTTGACATAGTTAGCACTATAGAGAACGAATTATTCTCAATGCCAGCCCAACGCCCACCATCAAAATAAAAATTACCTAAGCTATAAAAAATAAGAGAATCATTATGTTTTTCATGCCCCTGTGGCACATGTGGATGAGAACCAATAACAGCATCTGCACCTAAATCACACAGATGTTTATAACGCTCTCGCCATTCTTTTTGAGGAATATTATAATCCTCTAATCCGGCGTGAGAAAAAACCAAAATAAAATCACATTCCTCTTTTAATTTTAAAATAGTCCTATCTATCCGGGGATGATTAATCCAAGCATAACCAAATTGTTCATCTCGTTCGAAATGATCAA from Vibrio neonatus includes these protein-coding regions:
- a CDS encoding polysaccharide biosynthesis protein, yielding MFKGKTLLITGGTGSFGNAVLRRFLESDIQEIRIFSRDEKKQDDMRKAFNNDKLKFYIGDVRDPQSIATAMRGVDYVFHAAALKQVPSCEFYPLEAVKTNVFGTENVLESAIFHGVSRVVCLSTDKAVYPINAMGISKAMMEKVVVAKSRNLEGTNTVICGTRYGNVMASRGSVIPLFIRQIIEDTPITLTDPTMTRFMMTLDDAVDLVLHAFTYGQNGDIFVQKAPAATIEVLTQAILEMIDKPEHKVNVIGTRHGEKLFEALCSREEMFVAQDQGEYFRIPADNRDLNYSKYFEEGEKGLSKVEDYNSDNTDRLDVEGMKQLLRKLDFIREIEAGNIIVPEGV
- a CDS encoding glycosyltransferase; the protein is MNKILVDASNIKVGGGLQVAISVITELESSHSQNYCFSYLVSERLYSQLSDTLKSKSIVITTGIMNLMPFNKSSKTLVQMSSSFDCVFSIFGPTFWNPKSKHIIGFANAWLVNDKTNAYKVYSFASKYFYKFKNFVLGKLLYSPNKYYITETNSVRKLFIDKFGGKADRISVVSNTLPYIYTVDYSDNQKFQKKLESYKDYFKFISVTYNYPHKNLGVISKVAELLELKGINAIFIVTFPKDEYDKQSLTFKKYTVNMGPVSVEDCKSLYKNADALFLPTLIECFSVSYLEAMANNLCIATSDYDFARDICGDCAIYFDPFSPQDISNKLSIIIENEDVRRKMLIKGGKRIKRFPDNKQKVKSYLKIINDIIGQ
- a CDS encoding glycosyltransferase, with translation MNTKPTVSVYICTYNRAQLLKRAIQSVLSQSYGSFEIVVCSDNSTDSTDLLMKNFTDEFSNIKYYKLPTNSGACAARNKAIENCTGKYITGLDDDDYFEDNRLEAFIHNANLLKKYSFLSSSYKYKTRKNVKDILMDDRCFTINDIVMENNVGNQVFTLRTNFLAIGGFDSKLPAWQDHDVWIRLISEYGPGKRIPDATYVIDVSHEHERISKSDEKIKLALKLILKKYSNKPYFHLMRENLTLNFYSYPQAKLDYALAFKLFKKRGLRNTISVHIKKILRAIGS
- a CDS encoding ATP-grasp fold amidoligase family protein; amino-acid sequence: MNWKNPVTFNQKIQSRKTNLSIVHANLADKVKVRDYVSIKCGEEILIPLINTFNLLREEDIESLPNSFVIKTNHGSGPEHIEIVHDKNAISAKEVTKKFNLAISSSYVGSRLGESHYDLIERKILVEKLMLNNNNAPDDYKFHIFNDNGNTRWILQIDFDRFGDHKRNLYDERLNLLDYNLNYKSGNYTLSDPGKVYEMVDIAKKLASDFNYVRVDLYLIEDNIYFGEMTFLPASGFQQFTSKDIDIVWGQYWSRNSEGNF
- a CDS encoding CapA family protein translates to MVNLFACGDIVNYNNADGFLLTEELATIVKNADYSICNFEAPIHGYGSPQTKSGIHHSQREETISGLKAQGFNLALLANNHIMDFGREGLEATIDEANKSNIETLGAGTTHELAYAPLIKVINGLKIGILNGGEAQFGVIDHFERDEQFGYAWINHPRIDRTILKLKEECDFILVFSHAGLEDYNIPQKEWRERYKHLCDLGADAVIGSHPHVPQGHEKHNDSLIFYSLGNFYFDGGRWAGIENNSFSIVLTMSKDIPITFKPVFHHTSNGKVHISKDEKKINLEALCGLLRDEYYIHHDQMAINSYQNVKNNLLKSLSPLPITPTLKGTVKELIRAVIGRRKGLNKAILGMHFMRNESYYFVAKHAMELEVQKKKKNE